The window GGGCCGCGTACACGAACAACGACCTCGACGCGACGACGGCCACCACCCTGTTCGACCTCGACACCACGCTGGACCAGGTGTCGGTGCAGTCGCCCGCCAATGCGGGCAACCTCGCGCCGACGGGCAAGCTGGGCGTGGACGCGCCCCTGAACTCCGGGTTCGACATCTACAGTTCGGCGCGGAACGGGACCAACACTGGTTACGCGGTGACGGGCAACAAGTCGTTCCGGGTCAACCTGCTGACGGGGAAGCTGACTTCGCTGGGCGCGTTCCCGCACGGGCGTCAGGTGGTGGATGTGGCGCTGCCGTTGAACCAGGGGTGACGGCAGCAACTGGCTTGTGAAAGGCGGCAGTTGACGGGTGGTGGTCGGCGGACCGTGAGGTCCGTCGGCCGCCACCCGTTCTGTTCTGCCCGGTCAACTTCCTTCGGTGGCGGGCTGCTTGGTGAGTTCCGTGGGCTGGGAGGGGAGGGCGTTCCCGCCCTCGGTGACGGGTGTCGGGGCGCTCACCGCCGCCTTCCGCGGCTCCTCCTGCTCCTCCTCCACGAACGGGAGTTCGCCGTCGAGCACCTTCCTGGCACGTGCCGAGTCCAGGGCACCCTCCCAGCGGGAGACGGCGAAGACGGCGACGCAGTTGCCGAGCAGATTGGTGGCGACGCGCATCGAGTCCATGATGCGGTCCACGCCGAGGAGCAGGGCGACGGCTCCCACGGGGATGACCCCGAGCGCGGAGGCGGTCGCGGACAGGGCGAGGAACGCCGAACCCGGTACGCCCGCCATGCCCTTGCTGGTCAGCATCAGGATCAGTACGACGGTGATCTGCTGGCCCAGGGAGAGGTCCACGCCGACGGCCTGGGCGATGAAGAGGGTGCCGACGGAGAGGTAGATCGAGGCGCCGTCGAGGTTGAAGGAGTACCCGGTCGGCAGGACCAGGCCCACGGCGTCGTCGCGGCAGCCGGCGTGGCGGAGCTTCTGCATCATGCGGGGCATGACGGTCTCGCTGGACGCGGTGCCTAGTGCGAGCAGCATCTCCTCGCGGGTGTAGCGGACGAACTTCCACAGGCTGACACCGGCGACCGCCTTGAGGGCGACGGCGAGCAGCAGCAGGAAGATCAGCGCGGTCGCGTAACAGACGAGGATGAGCTTGCCGTACGTGGACATCACGCCGACCCCGTACTGACCGACCAGGTGGGCCGTGGCGCCGAAGACCGCGAGCGGGGCGAGCTTCATGACGAAGCCGACGATCGCGAAGACGATCTCCTGGGCCTGCTGGACGGCGGGCAGGATCGCGGGCACCTTGGTGTGGCCGAGGTGGAGCACCGCGGCACCGGTCAGACAGGCCAGCACCAGTACCTGCAGCAGCGAGTTCTCGGCGAAGGCGCCGACCGCGCTGTCGGGCAGGGAGTGCAGGATGAACTCGCTGGTCGAGGGCAGCGAGCCGCCACCGGTCTTCTCGTCGACCGCCGAGGCGTCCAGCTTCGACGGGTCGACGTTCATACCGGCGCCGGGCTGGACGAGGTTCCCGGCGACCAGCCCGAACAGCAGGGCGAACGTGGTCGCGACCTCGAACCAGATCAGGGCCTTGAGTCCGATCCGTCCGAACGCCTTGAGATCACCGGCCTTGGTGATGCCGACGACCACCACGCAGAACACCAGGGGCGAGATCACCGCCTTGATGAGCCGGATGAACCCGTCGCCGAGGGGCTGGGCGGCCGTGGCGATGTCCGGCCACAGCTTTCCGACGAGGATTCCGAGGACGAGTGCGCAGGCGACCTGCGCGAACAGCGAGGTCCGCAGCTTGCGGACGGCGCGTCGCGGCAGGGACGGTACAGACGGTGGCACGGTGTTCCTCCAAGCGACTTCTGTCATACGGAAAAGAACTTCCGCATGGTGACCGTCGTCACTATGCCCCGCTCGTGTGATCCACAGAAGAACCCGGCCGCGGATCGGGCCAAATCTTGGATGTTGCTCCAAAAAACGGAGAGCGCGGCACGGCGGGGGTCCGGGTGGACCCCCGCCGCGCCGCGCTGTGACCGTGCCGGCCGGTGCTCCCTCAGCCTTCCGACGGATCCACTGTCGCCTGATGCGCCTCCGCGAGATGCTCCTCGGCCTTCAGCCAGGGCAGGAACTGGGCGGCCTTCCGCCAGCCGCAGGTGTCGCATCTGATCGTCCGCTGCACGCCCGAGCGTTGGACTCGGACGATGTGCTCGCGGCCGTGCTGGTCCCAGCGGCTCACCTTGCTGGTGTTGATCTGCAGCATGACGCCTCCTGGTGGTCGCGCTTTGCTTGCGCGCGCTAAGGAGTGTGCAGCAAGAACAACATCAACAGGGACACAACTGTGGTGAGTTGTGTGCGAATTCCGCGCACTGTTCCGTGTGTTCACGCGATGGTGCGAGGCAGTCGCAGGCTCAGTCCGGTGGTCAGGGCGACCCCGGCGAGCTGGACGAGAAGCGTCGTGACCAGGGCGTCCCGCATGCCGTGGCCCGGGGTGAGGGTGAGGAAGAGGGTGCCGAGGGTGGCCACGCCCAGAGCAAGGGCGGACTGCTGGGCCGTGATCATGACGCCGCTGCCCACGCCGGCGCGGGCCGGGGGCACCTCGGAGAGGATCACGCGGAAAAGGATGGGCAGTTGGAGGGCCTGACCGGCACCCGCGATGACCACGCCGGGCCAGAGTTCGAGACCGCCGACGTGGGGCCAGGAGCTCCACACCGTGAGGGCGAGGACGGCCACGCCGACCGCCTGGACCAGGCCGCCCGCGGTCACCACGCGCGTGCCCCACCGGGCCACCAGCCGCGGGCCCAGGAGCGAGACCACGAAGAAGGACACCGCCATCGGCGCCAGGGTGAGGCCCGCGCGGACCGGACTCAGGGTGACTCCCTGCTGCAGCGCCACCGCGATGACGAACATGAAGCCGCTGAAGCCGATCGAGAAGGGGAGGATCATCACCAGGCCCCGGCGCAGGGGGAGGTTCGAGAACAGACTCGGCGGGACCAGCGGGGTGCGGCCCAGACGCTCCGCCCGCCGCTCGACGAGATAGAAGGCCGTCGCCGCGACCGGGAACACCGCCAAGGACACCCACGTCCACAGGGGCCAGCCCGACGCCCGGCCCTCGGTCAGCGGGGCGAGCAGGGACACCAGGGCGATGGCCAGCAGGACCGTACCGGGGCCGTCCACCGGCGCGGGGTGCTGCGAGCGGGTCTCGGGCACGGCCTTGGCGGCCAGGAAGAGGCCCACCAGCACGACCGGCACGTTCACCAGGAAGACCGCGCGCCAGCCGGTGCCCGCGATGTCCGCCGCCACCAGGACGCCACCGAGGATCTGCCCGGCCACCATGGAGAGCCCGGCCGTGGCGCCGTACAGGCCCATCGCCTTGGCGCGGCGCGGGCCCGCGGTCGCCGACTGGATGGTGGCGAGGACCTGCGGGAGCATCGCCGCCGACGCCGCGCCCTGTGCGACGCGCGCCGCGACGAGCGTCCACGCGCTCGGCGCGAGCCCGCACGCCAGCGAGGTCAGCCCGAAGGCGATCATGCCGCCGAGGAACAGCCGGCGTCGGCCGAACATGTCGCCGAGCCGGCCGCCGAGGACGAGGAGCACGGCGTACGCGACTCCGTATCCGGCGACGACGAGTTCCAGGACCGCGTCGCCCGCGGCCAGGTCGTGGCCGATCGTGGGCAGGGCGACATTCACGATGAAGAAGTCGATGAGGGGCAGCGCCGCGCCGAGCAGCACGGTGAACAGCCCGAGCCCGCCGAGCACGGGTGGGGCGACGGGCGAGCGGACGGTACGGGAGGAGAGGGTTTCGGTCACGCTGTCGAGCGTGCTCCCCCTCTCAGACTGGTACCAGAGTCTCCTTATCCTGTTACAAGGAGTACCTGGAAACAGGGTCCGGGCGGCGGCACGCTGGAGGCATGACGACCATGACCGAGGAAACGGCGGTACGGGGGAACGGGGCGACCGGGTCCACCGGGGTGCGGGGGCGCGAGGCCCAGGCTCAGGGCGCGCCCGCGCGTGAGCCCGAGAGCGTGCGTGAGTCGGAGAGCGGGGCCTCGCGCGAGTCGGACATCCGGCGTCATGAGCTCGCCGCCTTCCTGCGGCACCGTCGCGAGCACCTCACGCCCGAGCAGGTGGGCCTGCCGCGCGGCCGCCGTCGGCGCACGCCGGGTCTGCGCCGGGAGGAGGTCGCACACCTCTCCGCGGTCGGCGTCACCTGGTACACGTGGCTCGAACAGGCCCGGGACATCCAGGTCTCCGTGCAGGTCCTCGACGCCCTCGCCCGCACGCTGATGCTCGACCAGAACGAGCGCGCCCACCTCTTCCAGCTGGCCGGTGCCGTCGATCCCACCCCGGCCTCGCGCTGCCCGACGATCACTCCGGCGCTGTTGCAGACGCTGGAGCAGCTGGAGCCTCTGCCGGCCTGCATCCAGAACAGCCGGTACGACGTCCTCGCGTACAACCGCACGTACGGGCGTCTGCTCTGCGACCTCGACGAGGTGCCGGCCGAGGACCGCAACTGCATGGTCCTCATCACGACGAACGAGCAGTGGCGTTCGTCGATCGTGATGCTCGACGAGTCGATCCGGCTGATGGCCGCCAAGTTCCGGGCCTCGATGGCCGGGCATCTCGCCGACCCCGCCTGGAAGATGCTGCTCAAGCGGCTGCGGGCGGAGTCGGAGGAGTTCCGTGAGGTGTGGGAGCGGCATGAGGTCGTCGGCTCGCGCAGCAAGACCAAGTTCTTCGACAACCAGTACGTGGGGCGGTTGACCCTGGTCCACACCGA is drawn from Streptomyces liliifuscus and contains these coding sequences:
- a CDS encoding cation:dicarboxylate symporter family transporter, which gives rise to MPPSVPSLPRRAVRKLRTSLFAQVACALVLGILVGKLWPDIATAAQPLGDGFIRLIKAVISPLVFCVVVVGITKAGDLKAFGRIGLKALIWFEVATTFALLFGLVAGNLVQPGAGMNVDPSKLDASAVDEKTGGGSLPSTSEFILHSLPDSAVGAFAENSLLQVLVLACLTGAAVLHLGHTKVPAILPAVQQAQEIVFAIVGFVMKLAPLAVFGATAHLVGQYGVGVMSTYGKLILVCYATALIFLLLLAVALKAVAGVSLWKFVRYTREEMLLALGTASSETVMPRMMQKLRHAGCRDDAVGLVLPTGYSFNLDGASIYLSVGTLFIAQAVGVDLSLGQQITVVLILMLTSKGMAGVPGSAFLALSATASALGVIPVGAVALLLGVDRIMDSMRVATNLLGNCVAVFAVSRWEGALDSARARKVLDGELPFVEEEQEEPRKAAVSAPTPVTEGGNALPSQPTELTKQPATEGS
- a CDS encoding MFS transporter, translated to MTETLSSRTVRSPVAPPVLGGLGLFTVLLGAALPLIDFFIVNVALPTIGHDLAAGDAVLELVVAGYGVAYAVLLVLGGRLGDMFGRRRLFLGGMIAFGLTSLACGLAPSAWTLVAARVAQGAASAAMLPQVLATIQSATAGPRRAKAMGLYGATAGLSMVAGQILGGVLVAADIAGTGWRAVFLVNVPVVLVGLFLAAKAVPETRSQHPAPVDGPGTVLLAIALVSLLAPLTEGRASGWPLWTWVSLAVFPVAATAFYLVERRAERLGRTPLVPPSLFSNLPLRRGLVMILPFSIGFSGFMFVIAVALQQGVTLSPVRAGLTLAPMAVSFFVVSLLGPRLVARWGTRVVTAGGLVQAVGVAVLALTVWSSWPHVGGLELWPGVVIAGAGQALQLPILFRVILSEVPPARAGVGSGVMITAQQSALALGVATLGTLFLTLTPGHGMRDALVTTLLVQLAGVALTTGLSLRLPRTIA
- a CDS encoding helix-turn-helix transcriptional regulator, whose product is MTTMTEETAVRGNGATGSTGVRGREAQAQGAPAREPESVRESESGASRESDIRRHELAAFLRHRREHLTPEQVGLPRGRRRRTPGLRREEVAHLSAVGVTWYTWLEQARDIQVSVQVLDALARTLMLDQNERAHLFQLAGAVDPTPASRCPTITPALLQTLEQLEPLPACIQNSRYDVLAYNRTYGRLLCDLDEVPAEDRNCMVLITTNEQWRSSIVMLDESIRLMAAKFRASMAGHLADPAWKMLLKRLRAESEEFREVWERHEVVGSRSKTKFFDNQYVGRLTLVHTDLWLGPGEGPRMVTYAPADEESRERLEKLHAIAVERG